The Macaca nemestrina isolate mMacNem1 chromosome 6, mMacNem.hap1, whole genome shotgun sequence genome window below encodes:
- the LOC105482326 gene encoding LOW QUALITY PROTEIN: small ribosomal subunit protein eS8 (The sequence of the model RefSeq protein was modified relative to this genomic sequence to represent the inferred CDS: substituted 1 base at 1 genomic stop codon), with translation MGISRDNWHKRRKTGGKRKPYHKKRKYELGRPAANTKIGPRRIHTVRVRGGNKKYRALRLDVGNFSWGSECCTRKTRILDVVYNASNNELVRTKTLVKNCIVLIDSTPYRQWXESHYALPLGRKKGAKLTPEEEEILNKKRSKKIQKKYDERKKNAKISSLLEERFQQGKLLACIASRPGQCGRADGYVLEGKELEFYLRKIKARKGK, from the coding sequence ATGGGCATTTCTCGGGACAACTGGCACAAGCGCCGCAAAACCGGGGGCAAGAGAAAGCCCTACCACAAGAAGCGGAAATATGAGTTGGGGCGCCCGGCTGCCAACACCAAGATTGGCCCCCGCCGCATCCACACAGTCCGTGTGCGGGGAGGTAACAAGAAATACCGTGCCCTGAGGCTGGACGTAGGGAATTTCTCCTGGGGCTCAGAGTGTTGTACTCGTAAAACAAGGATCCTCGATGTTGTCTACAATGCATCTAATAATGAGCTGGTCCGTACCAAGACTCTGGTGAAGAATTGCATCGTGCTTATCGACAGCACACCGTACCGACAGTGGTAGGAGTCCCACTACGCGCTGCCCCTGGGCCGCAAGAAGGGAGCCAAGCTGACTCCTGAAGAAGAAgagattttaaacaaaaaaagatctaaaaaaattcagaagaaatatgatgaaaggaaaaagaatgccAAAATCAGCAGTCTCCTGGAGGAGCGGTTCCAGCAGGGCAAGCTTCTTGCGTGCATTGCTTCCAGGCCGGGACAGTGTGGCCGAGCAGATGGTTATGTGCTAGAGGGCAAAGAGTTGGAGTTCTATCTTAGGAAAATCAAAGCCCGGAAAGGCAAATAA